A stretch of the Ensifer sp. PDNC004 genome encodes the following:
- a CDS encoding carbohydrate ABC transporter permease, translated as MSKARDSFLRTGFVHAALIAYTLISLFPVFLTIINSFKDRNAIFRAPLTIPTPQTFSLIGYETVLGQGDFATYFQNSFIVTIVSIALVLLFGAMAAFALSEYRFRGNTLMGLYLAIGIMIPIRLGTVAILQGMVAANLVNTLTALILVYTAQGLPLAIFILSEFMRTVSDDLKNAGRIDGLSEYSIFFRLVLPLVRPAMATVAVFTMIPIWNDLWFPLILAPAEATKTVTLGSQIFIGQFVTNWNAVLAALSLAILPVLVLYVIFSRQLIRGITAGAVK; from the coding sequence ATGTCGAAAGCACGCGATTCATTTCTCCGCACCGGCTTCGTGCATGCAGCGCTCATCGCCTACACGCTCATCTCGCTGTTCCCGGTGTTCCTGACGATCATCAACTCGTTCAAGGATCGCAACGCGATCTTCCGGGCGCCGCTGACGATCCCGACGCCGCAGACCTTCAGCCTGATCGGCTATGAAACGGTCCTCGGCCAGGGCGACTTCGCCACCTATTTCCAGAACAGCTTCATCGTCACGATCGTCTCGATCGCACTGGTGCTGCTCTTCGGGGCGATGGCCGCCTTCGCGCTGTCGGAATACCGCTTCCGCGGTAACACGCTGATGGGGCTTTATCTCGCGATCGGCATCATGATCCCGATCCGCCTCGGTACCGTCGCCATTCTGCAGGGCATGGTCGCTGCCAACCTCGTCAACACGCTGACGGCGCTGATCCTCGTCTATACCGCCCAAGGCCTGCCGCTCGCGATCTTCATTCTCTCGGAGTTCATGCGCACGGTCTCCGATGACCTGAAGAACGCCGGACGCATCGACGGGCTGTCGGAATATTCGATCTTCTTCCGCCTGGTTCTGCCGCTCGTCCGGCCGGCCATGGCAACGGTCGCGGTCTTCACCATGATCCCGATCTGGAACGACCTCTGGTTCCCGCTGATCCTCGCGCCGGCGGAAGCGACCAAGACGGTGACGCTCGGCTCGCAGATCTTCATCGGCCAGTTCGTCACCAACTGGAACGCGGTTCTGGCGGCGCTGTCGCTCGCCATCCTTCCGGTTCTCGTCCTCTACGTCATCTTCTCGCGGCAACTGATCCGCGGCATCACGGCAGGAGCAGTCAAGTGA
- a CDS encoding efflux RND transporter periplasmic adaptor subunit, whose amino-acid sequence MDIAMRMNRPTLAAALATVILLSGCQKEEAQQGAAAFPPSAVAVFTTKAETLPITNELPGRIAATRVAEVRPRVSGIVVERVFQQGSKVNEGDVLYRIDPAPFRVQVEKAEATLRRAQSIRQQAQQKADRQEQLRKANVVAAQQLEDAAALLATADADVAIAEAGLAAAKLDLQYADVTAPISGRIGRALITEGALVSTNSSENLATIQQLDPLYADFTQSATDLIRLRKALEDGKMMNGDGQEAEVQLVLDDGTVYEHKGKLLFSEAAVDATTGQVTLRGEFPNPDNDLLPGMYVRVLVQQGVEKDAITVPQQAVQRNNAGQSQVYIVGADNKVEFRNVTLGRTIGTRWQVTSGLKAGEKVIVEGFQKIGPGAPVEPTDWNPDAKPTAEAAQTAASADEKPAEATK is encoded by the coding sequence ATGGACATCGCTATGCGCATGAACCGACCGACACTGGCCGCCGCCTTGGCAACTGTGATTCTTCTTTCCGGCTGCCAGAAAGAGGAAGCACAACAGGGCGCCGCCGCATTCCCACCGTCCGCCGTCGCGGTCTTCACGACCAAGGCCGAAACCCTGCCGATCACCAACGAGCTGCCGGGCCGCATCGCCGCGACCCGCGTCGCCGAGGTCCGTCCGCGCGTTTCCGGCATTGTCGTCGAACGCGTCTTCCAGCAGGGCTCCAAGGTCAATGAGGGCGATGTGCTTTACCGCATCGATCCTGCGCCCTTCCGCGTTCAGGTCGAAAAGGCAGAGGCAACGCTTCGGCGTGCCCAATCCATTCGCCAGCAGGCCCAGCAGAAGGCCGATCGCCAGGAACAGCTGAGGAAGGCGAACGTCGTCGCCGCGCAGCAATTGGAAGATGCGGCTGCGCTGCTTGCGACCGCCGACGCCGATGTCGCGATCGCAGAAGCCGGCCTCGCGGCGGCCAAACTCGACCTGCAATATGCCGACGTGACGGCGCCGATCAGCGGCCGCATCGGCCGTGCGCTGATCACCGAAGGCGCGCTTGTCAGCACCAACAGCTCGGAAAACCTCGCGACGATCCAGCAGCTCGACCCGCTCTACGCCGACTTCACCCAGTCGGCGACCGACCTCATCCGCCTGCGCAAGGCACTCGAGGACGGCAAGATGATGAACGGTGACGGCCAGGAAGCCGAAGTCCAGCTGGTGCTCGACGACGGCACGGTCTACGAGCACAAGGGCAAGCTCCTGTTCTCGGAAGCCGCCGTCGATGCGACGACCGGCCAGGTAACCCTGCGCGGTGAGTTCCCGAACCCCGACAACGACCTGCTTCCCGGCATGTATGTTCGCGTGCTCGTGCAGCAGGGCGTCGAGAAGGACGCGATCACCGTTCCGCAGCAGGCCGTCCAGCGCAACAATGCCGGCCAGTCGCAGGTCTATATCGTCGGCGCCGACAACAAGGTCGAGTTCCGCAACGTGACCCTCGGCCGCACGATCGGCACCCGCTGGCAGGTGACCTCCGGTCTCAAGGCCGGCGAGAAGGTCATCGTCGAGGGCTTCCAGAAGATCGGCCCCGGTGCCCCCGTCGAACCGACGGACTGGAACCCGGACGCCAAGCCGACTGCCGAAGCAGCGCAGACGGCGGCCTCTGCCGACGAAAAGCCCGCTGAAGCCACAAAGTGA
- a CDS encoding Gfo/Idh/MocA family protein, with protein MSASSKPVRVLVAGLGNMGRSHALAYHNNPGFEIVGLVNRSKVPLPEELSGYTIHPDFKAALAELKPELCSICTYSDSHADFAVMAFEAGADVFVEKPLATTVADAERVVAAAKKHGRKLVIGYILRHHPSWIRLIAEARKLGGPYVFRMNLNQQSSGPTWETHKSLMKTTSPIVDCGVHYVDVMCQITDAKPVEVRGMGLRLSDEIAPDMYNYGHLQVIFEDGSAGWYEAGWGPMISETAFFVKDVMSPKGSVSIVMDQNAKSDDIDMHTKTAVIRLHNAETGPDGRFLKADEDLKMDGEPGHQELCDREQAYVLKAIRENIDLDRHMNDAVQSLRICLAADESVRTGRPVKL; from the coding sequence GTGAGTGCAAGCAGCAAACCGGTCCGGGTCCTCGTCGCGGGGCTCGGCAACATGGGGCGCAGCCATGCGCTCGCCTATCACAACAATCCCGGCTTCGAGATCGTCGGCCTCGTCAACCGTTCGAAGGTACCGTTGCCGGAGGAACTGAGCGGCTACACGATCCATCCGGACTTCAAGGCGGCTTTGGCCGAACTGAAGCCCGAGCTCTGCTCGATCTGCACCTATTCGGACAGCCATGCCGACTTTGCGGTCATGGCGTTCGAGGCCGGCGCCGACGTCTTCGTCGAAAAGCCGCTCGCGACCACCGTCGCCGACGCCGAGCGCGTCGTCGCGGCGGCGAAGAAACACGGCCGCAAGCTGGTGATCGGCTACATCCTTCGCCATCACCCCTCGTGGATCCGGCTGATCGCCGAAGCGCGCAAGCTCGGCGGCCCCTATGTCTTCCGCATGAACCTGAACCAGCAGTCGAGCGGACCGACCTGGGAGACGCACAAGTCGCTGATGAAGACGACGTCGCCGATCGTCGATTGCGGCGTGCACTATGTCGACGTCATGTGCCAGATCACCGACGCCAAGCCGGTGGAAGTGCGCGGCATGGGGCTTCGCCTCTCCGACGAGATCGCGCCCGACATGTACAATTACGGCCACCTGCAGGTGATCTTCGAGGATGGTTCGGCCGGCTGGTACGAAGCCGGCTGGGGACCGATGATCTCGGAGACCGCCTTCTTCGTGAAGGACGTGATGTCGCCGAAGGGATCGGTGTCGATCGTCATGGACCAGAATGCGAAGTCCGACGACATCGACATGCACACCAAGACCGCGGTGATCCGGCTGCACAATGCCGAAACCGGTCCCGATGGCCGATTCCTCAAAGCCGACGAGGACCTGAAGATGGACGGCGAACCCGGCCACCAGGAACTCTGCGACCGCGAACAGGCCTATGTGCTGAAGGCCATTCGCGAAAACATCGACCTCGACCGTCACATGAACGACGCCGTGCAGTCGCTCCGCATCTGCCTTGCAGCAGACGAAAGCGTGCGCACCGGCAGACCAGTCAAACTTTAA
- a CDS encoding ABC transporter ATP-binding protein, with the protein MGSLQLKSIRKAYGSHEVLKGIDLEVKDGEFVIFVGPSGCGKSTLLRTIAGLEDATSGSVQIDGTEVGHVAPAKRGIAMVFQSYALYPHLSVKDNMGLGLKQAGAPKAEIEDKVGKAASMLSLDPYLARRPAELSGGQRQRVAIGRAIVREPKLFLFDEPLSNLDAALRVNTRLEIARLHRSLKATMIYVTHDQVEAMTLADKIVVLNAGKIEQIGSPMDLYNRPANVFVAGFIGSPQMNFIEGARLGDVKAKTIGIRPEHMALSRESGDWKGKVVHVEHLGADTIVYIDSEQVGTITVRLFGEHRYAPDDIVYATPTVGAMHRFGDDDRVLA; encoded by the coding sequence GTGGGATCGCTTCAACTCAAATCCATCCGCAAGGCCTACGGTAGCCATGAGGTGCTGAAGGGCATCGACCTCGAGGTGAAGGACGGCGAATTCGTCATCTTCGTCGGCCCGTCCGGCTGCGGCAAGTCGACCTTGCTGCGCACCATCGCCGGTCTCGAGGACGCGACCTCCGGCAGCGTGCAGATCGACGGCACGGAAGTCGGCCATGTGGCGCCCGCCAAGCGCGGCATCGCCATGGTGTTCCAGTCCTACGCGCTCTATCCGCACCTGTCGGTGAAGGACAATATGGGCCTTGGCCTGAAGCAGGCAGGCGCGCCGAAGGCGGAGATCGAGGACAAGGTCGGCAAGGCAGCGAGCATGCTGTCGCTCGATCCCTACCTCGCCCGTCGCCCGGCCGAGCTTTCCGGCGGCCAGCGCCAGCGCGTGGCGATCGGCCGCGCGATCGTGCGCGAACCGAAGCTCTTCCTGTTCGACGAGCCGCTTTCGAACCTCGATGCGGCCTTGCGCGTCAACACCCGGCTCGAGATTGCCCGGCTGCATCGCAGCCTGAAGGCAACGATGATTTACGTGACCCACGACCAGGTGGAGGCGATGACGCTCGCCGACAAGATCGTCGTCCTCAACGCCGGCAAGATCGAGCAGATCGGCTCGCCGATGGACCTCTACAACAGGCCTGCGAACGTCTTCGTCGCTGGCTTCATCGGCTCGCCGCAGATGAACTTCATCGAGGGCGCCCGGCTCGGCGATGTCAAAGCCAAGACGATCGGCATCCGCCCGGAGCACATGGCGCTTTCGCGCGAGAGCGGCGACTGGAAGGGCAAGGTGGTGCATGTCGAGCACCTCGGGGCCGACACCATCGTCTACATCGACAGCGAGCAGGTCGGCACCATCACCGTCCGCCTCTTCGGCGAACACCGCTACGCGCCTGACGACATCGTCTATGCGACGCCGACGGTCGGCGCCATGCACCGTTTCGGCGACGACGACCGCGTTCTCGCCTGA
- a CDS encoding carbohydrate ABC transporter permease has translation MSDALSVQDGQPTARRPKRWHILVFLLPAFLVYSAVMILPLIETLRLSLFNTVDGQPAFVGLANFQTLFGDERWAHDFWNALKNNVIFFIIHMCVQNPIGVALAAMLSIPKLRFVTFYRTAIFLPTLLSFVIVGFIWKLILSPIWGVAPGMLDLVGLKSLFAPWLGKPGSALVTVSLISVWQYVGIPMMLIYAALLNIPDEVIEAAECDGVTGWSQFWKIKLPLILPAIGIISILTFVGNFNAFDLVYTVQGALAGPDGSTDILGTLLYRTFFGFQLQLGDRSMGATIATVMFLIILAGVSLYLFVIQRRMRRYQF, from the coding sequence ATGAGTGACGCTCTTTCAGTGCAAGACGGACAGCCGACCGCAAGGCGGCCGAAACGCTGGCACATCCTCGTCTTCCTGCTGCCGGCCTTCCTGGTCTATTCGGCGGTGATGATCCTGCCGTTGATCGAGACGCTCAGGCTTTCGCTGTTCAACACGGTCGACGGCCAGCCGGCCTTTGTCGGCCTTGCGAATTTCCAGACGCTGTTCGGCGACGAACGCTGGGCGCACGATTTCTGGAACGCGCTGAAGAACAACGTCATCTTCTTCATCATCCACATGTGCGTGCAGAACCCGATCGGCGTCGCGCTCGCCGCCATGCTGTCGATCCCGAAGCTGCGCTTCGTGACCTTCTACCGCACGGCGATCTTCCTGCCGACGCTGCTCTCCTTCGTGATCGTCGGCTTCATCTGGAAGCTGATCCTGTCGCCGATCTGGGGCGTTGCACCCGGCATGCTCGATCTCGTCGGCCTGAAGTCGCTGTTTGCCCCCTGGCTCGGCAAGCCCGGCTCGGCGCTCGTCACCGTGTCGCTGATCTCGGTCTGGCAATATGTCGGCATCCCGATGATGCTGATCTACGCCGCCCTGCTCAACATTCCGGATGAGGTGATCGAGGCTGCCGAATGCGACGGCGTCACCGGCTGGAGCCAGTTCTGGAAGATCAAGCTGCCGCTGATCCTGCCAGCCATCGGCATCATCTCGATCCTGACCTTCGTCGGCAACTTCAACGCCTTCGACCTGGTCTACACGGTGCAGGGCGCCCTTGCCGGCCCAGACGGCTCGACCGACATTCTCGGCACGTTGCTCTACCGCACCTTCTTCGGTTTCCAGCTGCAGCTCGGCGACCGCTCGATGGGCGCGACGATCGCCACGGTGATGTTCCTCATCATCCTCGCCGGCGTCTCGCTCTACCTCTTCGTCATTCAGCGCCGCATGCGCCGCTACCAGTTCTGA